One bacterium DNA segment encodes these proteins:
- a CDS encoding glycosyltransferase family 2 protein, producing MKNAAATPRVSVVIPLYNEAKSLPELYERLADVFKRTGWTYELIFVDDGSRDGSDRVLKDLWKRDPNVRFISFRRNFGKSAGLATGFRAVRGEFVITMDADLQDDPAEIPALIAKLEEGYDLVSGWKKKRHDPLSKTLPSKLFNRVTGALSGIRLHDFNCGLKAYRQEVVKELPVYGELHRFLPVLAYKLGYRITELPVLHTARKYGKTKFGASRFVNGFFDLLTVLFISDYNRAPLHLFGSIGLFCALAGFAINLYLTIGWLNGLWIGNRPMLFLGVLLMVVGIQFFSFGLIAEKIVNVSERDRVYSIREDSGESGGDASGSPGNLAG from the coding sequence ATGAAGAATGCAGCGGCAACGCCGCGGGTCAGTGTGGTCATACCCCTCTATAATGAGGCGAAATCATTGCCGGAACTCTACGAGCGGCTGGCCGACGTATTCAAGCGGACCGGATGGACCTATGAACTCATTTTTGTGGACGACGGAAGTCGCGACGGATCGGATAGAGTATTGAAGGATCTATGGAAGCGTGATCCCAATGTCCGCTTCATCTCGTTCCGGAGAAATTTCGGCAAATCGGCGGGTCTCGCCACCGGATTCCGAGCCGTGCGCGGCGAGTTCGTCATCACGATGGATGCCGACTTGCAGGATGATCCGGCGGAAATCCCCGCGCTCATCGCGAAACTGGAGGAGGGCTATGATCTGGTTTCGGGATGGAAGAAGAAGAGACATGACCCGCTCTCGAAGACTCTCCCCTCCAAGCTGTTCAATCGGGTAACCGGCGCGCTGTCCGGTATTCGATTGCATGATTTCAATTGCGGATTGAAAGCCTATCGGCAGGAAGTCGTCAAGGAGCTTCCGGTGTACGGCGAGCTGCACCGCTTTCTGCCCGTTCTCGCCTACAAGCTCGGTTATCGAATCACCGAATTGCCCGTTCTTCACACGGCCCGGAAATACGGCAAGACCAAATTCGGCGCCAGCCGGTTTGTGAACGGATTTTTCGATCTGTTGACTGTGCTGTTCATCTCCGACTACAATCGCGCGCCGCTCCATCTTTTCGGCAGCATCGGCCTGTTCTGCGCGCTCGCGGGTTTTGCCATCAACCTGTACCTGACGATCGGCTGGCTGAATGGCCTGTGGATCGGGAATCGGCCGATGCTGTTTCTGGGCGTGCTGCTGATGGTGGTGGGAATTCAGTTCTTCTCGTTCGGTCTGATTGCCGAGAAGATCGTGAACGTTTCCGAACGGGATCGCGTATATTCCATTCGAGAAGACAGCGGCGAATCCGGCGGCGACGCTTCCGGATCGCCGGGGAATCTTGCAGGGTAG